The following DNA comes from Mauremys reevesii isolate NIE-2019 linkage group 23, ASM1616193v1, whole genome shotgun sequence.
GCTTTGGCCTAAATAGAAGTAAATGTTGGAAGTGTTTTTCTAGTTCAGGGAAATGAATCAGAGGTGGGGTTTTGGGCTAATTCAAGCCACTCATGCCCGTTCACTAAAATGGTGTGATTGTGCTTTGTCATATCCACAGATGGAGATGTAAACTTCCCTAAAGCACCGGGAGAATCTATTTCGGACCACTCACTGTAATGCTCACAAGGGGTCTTTAAACCGACTTCAAGCAGCAGACAGTGATACTGTGGCCTAATGTATTAACAGAGACAGCAGCAGCACAAGTTCTGCTCCTAGCTAGTAACAGTAGAAGAGCTGAAATAATGCGAGTAGGATCCTAACTAGTCTGTGGCTCAGTAATTGTCATAGAGTTTCAGAATTCATTCTGATTGCGTGCCTTTGCTTCAAACTGCTTGTCACCTTTCAACAGGAGTCCTGTTTCAGCTACAAATGGTGTATACTATTAGTTTGTGTCCTTGCCAACACATGCCTCTGGAGGACCTCTCCCTGCTATAAATAAATGCTGCCAAATTCAACAAGCTGGACTGAGTTGCCTTTTGAAGTGCCTACTGGAAATGGACGGTGGTAAACTGCACATTGCTGAAAGAATGGCATTGATTCAGACTGTAGCAGTTGAGGAATAAATTGAGTACGCCGGTTAGTTGAATTGAACCCTTTTGACTAAACAAAGTTAGCTGAGCCCCTCTTATACAATTTTACATGTTCACTTTCCTTTGCAAGTGCGTAGTTCAGGAACAAGTGAGAGGGGAGTTTCAGCTGTGTGAGGAGAATGGGAGCGTGTGACAACACTCAAAAAGAAAAGCCATTTCTGTAGCAGATGGAAACTTCCCACTTAAGAAACATTTCTACAAATAGGAGTTCAAATAGACTCATATTTCAAGGGGGTCTTGGTGACTTTTGTTGTATATGTTGTGGTGGTTGAGCTCCATGCTGACATGAAGATAATCCATGAGCTAATTTATTGCATAGAAAATGTTGGATTCTCTAGATCCTCTTTCATCTGCAGCTAGAGATCAATAAGTGGCATGTGTAGCCAGCAGACAATCAAAATCACACTTCTCTTGAATTTGCTGCTGCTATGGTGTAGCCAACAATCTTTACTTCTTTGAGGCCCTGAATCTAAATATGGAAAATCatccatccaaaaaaaaaaaaaatggaacgtCAAATCCAGTTCAGAGGTTTTTACTCTAGTATGTGGGTGAAAGTGGGCTGAAAGGAAGCCAAACAAACCTGAGAAGATAGGTTTCTTATCTCATGACTATTCTTTGATTTAATGCAGGTCcgtcctctttttttcccctgcttcatACTGGGAATTAGTGtcctctttctcttcccctgcaTACTGTCGGAGTATTTTCTGGCATAGAAGTGTGTCCTGAGCATCTTAATTTTATGAACAAGATCCTGATGTGCATATGTAATGGTCCTTTTAATACACCAGTGGATAACAGAAATAGAATCCCGTAGGGGGTTACATTGGGTTCAGTCAATCTACATTGCTGACGTTTTAGAATTTAGACGGATACACTTCTCTGTTTACAATATAGCATATGCAGATTTCTTTCTGATTTTTCTTATTCCTCTCTGATGCGATCTTTAGAGTGGGTTACTAAAGCACCATTTTTGCCCCACCATATTACATGTTTATGTACCTCTCCCTGCACCAACAAGGAGAATAATCCCTCTTCTCTTAGGCCTCATTTGCTGTTAACAGGGTTTGCCAGCATAGATCTACTGGTAGAACTATACCAGGAAACCCCCTTGTGAAAATACAGCTTCAACTGGCAAAGGAATTCTCTTGCTGGTAAAGCTTAAACCAGTTCCCCAAACAGAATAAGCGATACTAGCAAAAGGACTTTTTTGCCAGCATAACTGCAGCTACCCTGGTATAGCAATGTTGGTTGGGGGTATGATTTTACAACATTTTTATGTTGGCGGAAGTCTAGTGTAGACTTATACTAGCAAAGTGCTTTTGTGGATATGATTTATTTCTTTAGGGAAACTGCTATAAGCCATGCTAGCAGAAACATTGTGCCTCCACCAGAAGGCTTTcctggtatagctatactggcaaatcGTTTCGAGTGTAAGCTAGGCCATACAAGGTGTTAGGAGGATTTAGTGCAGAGTATTGAATATtgagggctgtcaagcaattaaaaaaaatgaattgtgattaattgcgcgattaatcacactgttaaacaataatagaataccatttgtttaaatgtttttggatgttttctacatgttcaaatgacaacaaaacacaaaatgtccagtgctcactttatatttatttttattacaaatatttgccctgtaagaaacaaaaatagtatttttcaattcagcaaatacaagtactgtagtgcttatctctttatcatgaaagtagaacttacaaatgtagacttatgtacaaaataactgcattcaaaaataaaacaatgtcaaactttagagcctatgaatccactcagtcctacctcttgttcagccaatcgctcagacatacaagtttgtttacctttgcaggagataatgctgcctgcttcttgttcacgtcacctgaaagtgagaacaggcgttcctAAAGCACCGTTGCAGCCAGAGTTGCAAGATATTtaacatgccagatgcgctaaagattcatatgtcccttcatccaccattccggaggacatgcatccatgctgatgatgggttctgctcgataacaatccaaagcaatgcagACCAATACgttttcattttcataatctgagtcagatgccaccagcagaaggttgattttcttttttggtggtttgggttctgtagtttccacatcggagtgttgctcttttaagacttctgaaagcatgctccacacctcatccccctcagattttggaaggcacttcagattcttaaaccttgggtcaagtgctgtagctatctttagaaatctcacattgatacttTCTTTGCGttctgtcaaatctgcagtgaaagtgttcttaaagtgagcatgtgctgagtcatcatccaagactactataacatgaaatatatggcagaatgcgggtgaaacagagccggagacatacaattctcccccaaggagttcagtcacaaatttaattaatgcattatttttttaatgagcgtcatcagcatggaagcatgtcctctggaatggcaaTGCCatctacaaaagtcccatgtgaacGCCTTTTTTcgctttctggtgacattgtaaataagacatGGGCAGCAGTATAtcacataaatgtaaacaaacttgtttgtcttaatgattggctgaacgagaagtaggacttagtggacatgtaggctctaaagtttgcattgttttgtttttgagtgcagttatgaaacaaaaaaaatcgaCATTTGAAATTCTTCTTCTTCTAGCTTCTTCTTCAACAGTCAACAACTCCTTACCTGAGACCTGAGGAAGAGTAGGACTATAGGATACTATAAATGGACTGGATAACTAAATTCATGgtatggtggctaagtccatatgGCTATTATGGATAGGATGATGGtgtcccccccccctctctgTCCCAGTGGAGATGGGGAGATGGatgggagagagatcacttgatcattgcctgttaggttcactccctcaggggcacctggcattggccactgttggtagacagatactgggctagatggacctttggtctgacccggtacggcctttcttatgttcttatggcatttgaaagttgcattttcacgttagaggttgcactacagtacttgtatgaggttaattgaaaaatactatttattttgttgtttttagagaaaatatttgtaattaaaaataatataaagtgagcagtgtatactttctattttgtgttgtaattgaaatcaatatatttgtaaatgtagaaaaagatccaaaaatatttaataaatttcagttgttctattgtttaacagtgtaattaaaactgattaatcgtgatttatttttttttgagttaatcgcatgggttaactgcgattaatcaacagccctactgaATATGTGTAAATATTAAAGATGCATCATCCAGTCTGTCCCCTTGGCTCCTACCACCatgccttccctctccctcaggaAAACAACTTCTCCTGTCTGTCTCCATGTAGAAGAAGAAGACCTCCTTGGGTCACTTCGTCCTAACCCATTCTTGTACTCGTGACATGTTTTACCCCAgatatcaaagcactttacaaaagtagGTAAATACCTGACGTTTGCTTAGAGGGATGCTAAGGCTCAGTTATTCAGTGAGTTAGTGGTAGGACAGGGGGCAGGTCTAGACTAGGAAAACAGGCCTTTATTTTCAACCAAGTTAGCTCTaggaaaaacaaaattatttttccaaGGTGAGACAAGGCCTAGGTGTCTTGATTCCCAGTCCTGTCTTCTGATTGCTAAACTATGCCATTACTCTTGTGAAAAATAATCTATACTAAACCCGTTTTAATGTAGTCTTGTAAACATGTCTAATGACCTAGCTGCAAATACGTCAATTTAAAATAGGCAATGgagtcttttatttttaaatgtctaatCTTACAATAAAGGTCAGTTGGCCAATGGATTCACTGGCCAAAGGATATCACCTAGGCCTTGTCCTTTAAGTGTTCAGGAGACTACATAAACTGGAAGTGATTCAAAGAAAGCTGTAGTACTAATGCAGCAGCGATCTTTCTCCTTTGCCATGCTGCAGAAGCTTGTTCTTCCTGACTTTCTTCTCTTCACAGCTGAGCGTGCTCTAGACACCATGAACTTTGATGTGATCAAAGGCAAACCCATCCGCATTATGTGGTCTCAGCGGGACCCCTCTCTGAGGAAGTCGGGGGTTGGGAATGTCTTCATCAAGAATCTGGACAAATCCATAGACAACAAGGCACTTTATGACACGTTCTCAGCATTTGGGAATATTTTGTCCTGCAAGGTGAGACTTGGTACCTTCCCGAAGCCCTGAACACCCACCTTTGTCTAAGAATCCACCTTCCATCGCACTTACTTGATCCAACTAAACACACACGACAAGAGATGGAAAGTGGGGATGTCCACCATGCTTGGGCAAGGGAATCTCCAAAAGCAGAGCAGAAAAGGACATAGCTGAGCAGAAGAGGGAGGATCATTAAAGTTACACTTGATCTTGATCGTCAAGGCACAAAGCTGTGCCCAGCTTTGAAAGCCTCTTCTTAAAATGCCTTGCTGGCTCTGTCCCTTGGCATGACTTGTTTTCCCTTGTTGACACGCCACTTGTGCGAGCACAACAAATGGAAAAGCTGTTCTCTGCAGTTGAAGATACTAATGAGCACAAGTTTCAGGCTATGAAAGAGTGGGTTAATGTTTGGCTTGTAGCTGGCATATGATTTAAATCTGGGATTCTGGCTTTTGTATGTAGTACATCAGCAATACTAGGTCAGGCTTATCCTTGTGGAGAGCACTTCATTCACAGATATGAGTCCTTCACAAGGGAGTGTGCGTAGCAGCAGAACCCAAGTCTCTTGTCTCCTAGCCTAACTtcctatccactggaccatgcttCTCTCCAGTACTTAggttttgttatttatttgtattgtaccAAGGAGCCCCAGTCAAGAATCAGGACCCCGTTTTTATCTTAGTCAGACCTTCTGTGTATATCAAGGAAAACGGAGGACGTCTCTGCTGTTATCCTGTTACCAGTATTTTCTGTCTTAGTGCAGAGCTGATGATCTGATTTGTTCCATCACTTGTAGGTGGTGTGTGATGAGAATGGCTCTAAGGGCTACGCATTTGTGCACTTTGAGACCCAGGATGCTGCAGACAGAGCCATCGAGAAGATGAATGGCATGCTGCTCAACGACCGCAAAGTGTGAGTGTCACAGCCAGAAGCAGCAACGATCGCATGAACCATGATGCATCTCGGTATTAACAGGGGACACACAAGGCTGCTGGTTCTCCTGGCCCAAGCCTTGACCTGCTACCTCTCCACTACAGGGCTGGTGAGTTTCCCTGCCCAAGCCTTGACATGCTACCTCTCCACTAATGGGCTGGGTGGGTATCCTTGCCCTACACTCTCcactgcagagctgggtgggcaTCTTTGGCCTGCCGCCTCTCCACCATAGGACAGTTGATTCTTCTGCTTGGTCTCTGGCCTGCTgcatcttcccccagctcctaCCAGACACTCACTTTTAGCCCACTGCAAATCACACACCCACCCTTGAAAACGAGTTTTTTCTCACCGTGACTCTCGCTTTTTCTTTTCAGATTTGTTGGGAGATTCAAGTCCCGTAAGGAGTgggaggctgagctgggagccaaAGCAAAGGAGTTCACCaatgtttatattaaaaatttTGGGGATGACATGGATGATGAGAGACTAAAGGAGCTCTTCAGCAAATATGGTAAATACACTCTCGCTGCAGCTGCAAACCTTGTACCCCCATAGTAATTCACATGAGTGCTGCCACTTCTGAGTCACTCTGAGGACAGAGAAGCAAGATAATCCAGAGAGAGTTGCAGTTGTCAGACAGGAGGCAGAGACTGGGACACAAAGTGAATGAAAGAAAGCCAGGTGTTCTGTGAGGCTTTAGTTTTTGATTTTGAGAAGCTCTCCTGGAAATGTAGCGTAGCTAATGCCCTGCTAACTCTGTCCCTTGGCAACAGGCAAGACACTGAGTGTTAAGGTGATGACAGATCCCACTGGAAAGTCCAAAGGCTTTGGGTTCGTGAGCTTCGAAAAACATGAAGATGCCAACAAGGTACGAAACTGCTTTCTTTCTAGTCGGGTGTTTATAAGGAAGTAAGTGTGGGAAGCCATCAGCTAGTGTAGGGATGGGGAACACTGATCCTCAGAAAAGTTTAGAGCTGAGAGTGTCCAGTGTTGGGTTGAATAGCTTCTGCATTTCACCAAGTTGGACGTTCAACGTTAAAGCCTACATTCCCCCAAACGACTAGATCTCTGTACGGTATCCTGTTGGATAAATAGCAGGAATTTTATCTGATCAGGGACCATTACACCAGGAGACAAAGTGCAGGGAAGTTGGGGAGGATGCTCAGAAATGCTCTTCCCTCAGAGTAGGTCTTACAAGATTTGTCCCTGTAAGGGTTGAATAATCATCTGTATGTTCACATCTCTCTGCTGCGGGTCCGGAATTTAGAGTGAGCTGTGTGAGGCTGGTTCCTGCTGACAGCTTCAGTTTGTATTTTACCAGGCCTTTATTTAGATGCAACACAAATGTAATGCTACAGGAGAGGGGGATGGATTGCTGGCACTCAAGCTGGTAGTAATAGGAGTAGCTGCCACTTTTTCACCATTTGACAGGAATTTTCTGTTTGAACCCCTGTCCAGGCAGTGGAAGAAATGAATGGAAAGGATATTAATGGAAAAATGGTATTTGTAGGCCGGGCACAGAAGAAAGTAGAGCGCCAGGCAGAGCTGAAACGGAAGTTTGAGCAGCTGAAACAAGAGAGAATCAGCCGGTACCAGGTAGGACAGTGTGTGTTCCTGTTCTGGATGCAGGACCCATCTTCAGGCAGAAGTGTACTGGTGGACTTAAAGGGAACATGCCTATTCTTATTTAATTGTCATCTTCCAATACTGACCTCTAGAGTTAAAGGCAATCGCCTAGTATTGGCAGAGGGAATCCAGGGGTCAGAGCTATGGCAACAGACTGAAATTTTTAGTCGCATGTGAGAATAAAGTCTGGGCTTTGTAAGGACTATCAACATAAAGTGTCAAGCATGTGGTCTCTCCTGCAGTTAAGAAGACTGACACCTTACGTGGATGACAAAAGGTAGCAGGGAACAGGCCACCTTCTGTGGTTGTGGCTTATGGTAAAGCTAGCTCAGGGTATAGTTTGCATCTAAATCTTTCCTGATCCTTGCAGGGCAGTGCAGGACTGGGGACACATGATGCTACAGCAAAGCAGAGGAAATCCAGACAGGCTCCTTTCCATTTGCACTGGGACTTGTCTCTACAACTCTGCAACATTTCCTGCCCTGAGTTATTAGGGGAGAGAGATCTGGGTTTGGCAGCTAGATGTGGTTGCTCAATATTCCCTAAATATGCAATTTCTTCATTGGTATGGCTGTCTTCCATATTGTGAGCCTCATGTATTAGTATTCTCTCTTCTAGGGTGTTAATCTGTACATTAAGAACCTAGATGACACTATTGATGATGAAAAACTGAGGAAGGAGTTTTCGCCTTTTGGGTCTATTACAAGTGCCAAGGTATTGTCAGGGTTTATAGATTCTTAGATTTCAAGGCCTGAATGGGAGGGTCCATTATCTAATTGGGGCGTGGGGTTGAGGGTGATTCATTTATCTGTGGTTCTCTTAAGCACTGAAAACATCTTGACCAGTCAAGATGTGGATTTCAGTGGAACGAAAATGTGTTTTTACTTGAGAATTGTATTGAATACTTGCTTCATTGCTGAGGAGGTGGGAAATGGCAAACTGGCTTGTGTTTCAAGTGACTGAATGCAGTTTAAAAGGTGCACCTGAATCTTTCCCATTCCTTGCAGTACAGTGTGGGCCTGGGGACACATGGTGCTAAAAGAAAAGCAGAGTAAATCCAGACAGGTGGTTTTCCTCCCTCATTGAGGGCTTGTCTCTACAACTCTGCAACGTTCCTCCTCTGACCGGAGGTTGTGGAGATTCACTAGGGTAAAACATACAGCTTCTCTTTATTGGCAGGGAATAGGAAGGAAGTAGAGGTTTCGTTGGAAGTAGCAACAATTGATTCATTGCTGGCTGACCCACTCCCTCCAGACAACAGTCCCTTCCCGTGTGATATACGTGAAAGATCACTGAGTACTTGAGTCCCCTGAATTGTGAATAGATTGCTATGACTCTAGCCAAGCCCTCATGAATGGACCTGCCTTCACAATGCTGCCACTCTGTCAATCCCCGTTTTAGGTGATGCTGGAGGATGGACGAAGCAAAGGGTTTGGCTTCGTCTGCTTTTCCTCTCCAGAAGAAGCTACCAAAGCCGTGACTGAGATGAATGGGCGTATCGTGGGCTCCAAGCCATTGTATGTTGCGCTGGCACAGAGGAAAGAGGAGCGAAAGGCCCACCTCACTAATCAGTATATGCAGCGCATTGCCGGAATGAGAGCCCTGCCTGCGAACACAATCATTAACCAGTTCCAGCCAGCTGCTGGGGGGTACTTCATGCCTGCTGTGCCCCAGGTAAGCCCAGCTGAGTAAGTCAGAGTGGCTTTACTACCAGCATCGCCTGGCTTGAATCTCTGACGCAGCAGCTGCAAGGACTCCATTGAGTCTTTCTGCTGTGCCTTTCGCCAGGCTGCGGCTCCTAATATGAAGTACCTAGTCCAGGGGATTCGTTCTGTGGCTTCCCAGCTGCCTGCTATTGTCATGTGACACTGGGGCACAGAGCACTGAGCTCAGGAAGGGTATCAAATCCTGTTGTAAACATTTTACATCACTGGTTTAGATATGGCTCcttcattgtttgtttgtttttttccggTCCTCTTCAGGCTCAGAGCAGACCCACTTACTATGCACCCAATCAGATGACGCAGATGAGACCTAACCCACGCTGGCAGCAAGGGGGGAGACCTCAAGGTGAGTGTGCTGGAAACGGAGCTGTGGCTTTAAGACACCTGTTTGTCTTACTCTCTGATTATCCTCCACACTTCCTGTTGATCCTGTGTCTGATGCCCTTTTGTGCCACTAGACGTTGGAAGAAAAGTGCAATTGTTCCCCTGCAAAGAACAGACTAGACGTCATTCTTGGTCGTGGCTGGGCTGCCGGGTGGCGAGGGACACCCACCCGTTCTGGGGACTGAAATCCCTGCTAGGCAATATCCACACACCTGATAGCATCTGTTGTTGATCTGGGCTCTGCCATGCCAGTCCCTGAGAACTACCCTCTGTCTTACCAGGGCATACTCTG
Coding sequences within:
- the PABPC4 gene encoding polyadenylate-binding protein 4 isoform X1, giving the protein MNTAASSYPMASLYVGDLHPDVTEAMLYEKFSPAGPVLSIRVCRDMITRRSLGYAYVNFQQPADAERALDTMNFDVIKGKPIRIMWSQRDPSLRKSGVGNVFIKNLDKSIDNKALYDTFSAFGNILSCKVVCDENGSKGYAFVHFETQDAADRAIEKMNGMLLNDRKVFVGRFKSRKEWEAELGAKAKEFTNVYIKNFGDDMDDERLKELFSKYGKTLSVKVMTDPTGKSKGFGFVSFEKHEDANKAVEEMNGKDINGKMVFVGRAQKKVERQAELKRKFEQLKQERISRYQGVNLYIKNLDDTIDDEKLRKEFSPFGSITSAKVMLEDGRSKGFGFVCFSSPEEATKAVTEMNGRIVGSKPLYVALAQRKEERKAHLTNQYMQRIAGMRALPANTIINQFQPAAGGYFMPAVPQAQSRPTYYAPNQMTQMRPNPRWQQGGRPQGFQGMPNAMRQSGPRPALRHLAPTGNAQASRGLPAAAQRVGVAAAAQNLAPRPPVTAPAPRAVPPYKYASTVRSPHPAVQPLQAPQPAVHVQGQEPLTASMLAAAPPQEQKQMLGERLFPLIQAMHPSLAGKITGMLLEIDNSELLHMLESPESLRSKVEEAVAVLQAHQAKKEAAQKVGVVAATS
- the PABPC4 gene encoding polyadenylate-binding protein 4 isoform X2, with product MNFDVIKGKPIRIMWSQRDPSLRKSGVGNVFIKNLDKSIDNKALYDTFSAFGNILSCKVVCDENGSKGYAFVHFETQDAADRAIEKMNGMLLNDRKVFVGRFKSRKEWEAELGAKAKEFTNVYIKNFGDDMDDERLKELFSKYGKTLSVKVMTDPTGKSKGFGFVSFEKHEDANKAVEEMNGKDINGKMVFVGRAQKKVERQAELKRKFEQLKQERISRYQGVNLYIKNLDDTIDDEKLRKEFSPFGSITSAKVMLEDGRSKGFGFVCFSSPEEATKAVTEMNGRIVGSKPLYVALAQRKEERKAHLTNQYMQRIAGMRALPANTIINQFQPAAGGYFMPAVPQAQSRPTYYAPNQMTQMRPNPRWQQGGRPQGFQGMPNAMRQSGPRPALRHLAPTGNAQASRGLPAAAQRVGVAAAAQNLAPRPPVTAPAPRAVPPYKYASTVRSPHPAVQPLQAPQPAVHVQGQEPLTASMLAAAPPQEQKQMLGERLFPLIQAMHPSLAGKITGMLLEIDNSELLHMLESPESLRSKVEEAVAVLQAHQAKKEAAQKVGVVAATS
- the PABPC4 gene encoding polyadenylate-binding protein 4 isoform X3; this encodes MPMSTSSSQLMVVCDENGSKGYAFVHFETQDAADRAIEKMNGMLLNDRKVFVGRFKSRKEWEAELGAKAKEFTNVYIKNFGDDMDDERLKELFSKYGKTLSVKVMTDPTGKSKGFGFVSFEKHEDANKAVEEMNGKDINGKMVFVGRAQKKVERQAELKRKFEQLKQERISRYQGVNLYIKNLDDTIDDEKLRKEFSPFGSITSAKVMLEDGRSKGFGFVCFSSPEEATKAVTEMNGRIVGSKPLYVALAQRKEERKAHLTNQYMQRIAGMRALPANTIINQFQPAAGGYFMPAVPQAQSRPTYYAPNQMTQMRPNPRWQQGGRPQGFQGMPNAMRQSGPRPALRHLAPTGNAQASRGLPAAAQRVGVAAAAQNLAPRPPVTAPAPRAVPPYKYASTVRSPHPAVQPLQAPQPAVHVQGQEPLTASMLAAAPPQEQKQMLGERLFPLIQAMHPSLAGKITGMLLEIDNSELLHMLESPESLRSKVEEAVAVLQAHQAKKEAAQKVGVVAATS